In the Alligator mississippiensis isolate rAllMis1 chromosome 7, rAllMis1, whole genome shotgun sequence genome, one interval contains:
- the LOC132251754 gene encoding cytoskeleton-associated protein 2-like, protein MEAQEERQRKLQEYLAAKGKLKCPCAKPYLKDSGSQRILQEPPLWKPGAVTGPRVVPPKWPIRVQRETGPPSRAAKPAGRALQHSSVGIPVSQGPKSRLMKCLGKDQGPLAKPPNPDHCNPSTRTMAFSTRRPLYPTQETAKAVKLHQRAGESDGGRGHPSTQMGKENLNLPASEFGNRGASGLESRTRARTGCKDIVPTITRGRGRLKASGNSRPTGQACDEAGKPA, encoded by the exons ATGGAGGCGCAGG AAGAGCGGCAGAGAAAGCTCCAGGAATACTTAGCTGCCAAAGGAAAGCTGAAATGTCCCTGTGCCAA GCCCTATTTAAAAGATTCAGGCAGCCAGCGGATTCTCCAGGAACCCCCACTTTGGAAACCGGGAGCA GTCACTGGACCCCGGGTTGTCCCCCCGAAATGGCCCATCCGTGTCCAGAGAGAGACTGGGCCCCCTTCCAGagctgcaaagccagcaggtcgtGCTCTTCAACACAGTTCTGTGGGCATCCCTGTCTCCCAGGGCCCGAAATCCAGGCTCATGAAATGCCTGGGAAAGGATCAGGGCCCCCTCGCAAAGCCACCCAACCCAGACCACTGCAATCCGTCCACGAGGACGATGGCATTTTCCACCCGTCGCCCCTTGTATCCAACGCAGGAGACTGCCAAGGCTGTGAAGCTACATCAGAGGGCTGGAGAGTCAGATGGAGGCAGGGGCCATCCCTCCACTCAGATGGGTAAAGAAAACCTCAACCTCCCTGCTTCAGAGTTTGGCAACAGGGGGGCGTCTGGTCTGGAGAGCAGAACTCGGGCAAGGACCGGATGTAAAGACATAGTTCCCACCATCACAAGGGGTCGTGGGAGGCTGAAAGCCAGTGGGAACAGCCGGCCCACTGGACAGGCATGTGATGAAGCTGGCAAACCGGCTTGA
- the LOC102575120 gene encoding cytoskeleton-associated protein 2-like, producing the protein MAGRPLERQHAEPLRALGKLRPLATAGKDLKLTRSPRKPQALEKLPLTQPKAASQVGRPRGPITCPTVMGRGKQNGLDAKRVPQPGPGAPRNCTTPHTSGAQIRASLPKRRSSIGRSQARRVPKAPTPAIRKKQLEEWLASKGRAYKRPPMTLSTKKLAKKLHQSFWDGIKEEEETQEQMDFAGKIHSAVSQCLKHVEEGLPASKFFTQLAQVPEAERSARFWICKAKMLAREGSFDVTELYEAAVRAGAEPIQELREVVVDLLKQRDKKSQGIPATPGPEVQVPTTPCPGQSQPAVATPCVTSRHLPVSTIKLKVMPTPRASAPNVQLLTPVRRSLRIEHTMASYPNMLRDHDLVVSSLAEIAGGHIVICKNEALPEDVELEILGLGQ; encoded by the exons ATGGCAGGGAGACCACTGGAGAGGCAACATGCAGAGCCCTTGAGAGCCTTGGGGAAACTCAGGCCTCTGGCTACAGCTGGGAAGGATCTGAAGCTGACAAGGTCTCCCAGAAAGCCCCAAGCCTTGGAGAAGCTCCCCTTGACACAACCCAAAGCAGCTTCTCAAGTGGGGAGGCCTCGTGGCCCCATCACCTGCCCCACAGTaatggggagagggaagcagaatGGTTTGGATGCCAAGCGAGTTCCTCAGCCCGGACCTGGTGCCCCAAGGAACTGTACTACACCCCACACCTCCGGGGCTCAAATCAGGGCCAGCCTGCCTAAGAGGAGGAGTAGCATTGGTAGGAGTCAAGCCCGCCGGGTTCCCAAGGCCCCCACCCCGGCCATTCGCAA gaaacAGCTGGAGGAGTGGCTGGCATCCAAAGGCCGAGCATATAAGCGGCCACCCATGACGTTGTCCACAAAGAAGCTGGCAAAGAAGCTCCACCAGTCCTTCTGGGATGGCatcaaggaggaagaggagacccAGGAGCAGATGGACTTTGCGGGCAAGATCCACAGCGCCGTTAGCCAGTGCCTGAAACATGTTGAGGAG ggtCTCCCAGCCAGCAAATTCTTCACCCAGCTAGCCCAGGTTCCAGAAGCAGAGAGGTCAGCCAGGTTCTGGATCTGTAAAGCCAAGATGCTAGCCCGGGAAGGCAGCTTCGATGTGACGGAGTTGTACGAGGCGGCTGTGCGGGCCGGGGCTGAG CCCATCCAGGAGCTGCGGGAGGTGGTTGTCGATCTCCTGAAGCAGAGGGACAAGAAATCTCAAG GGATCCCTGCAACCCCTGGCCCTGAGGTTCAGGTGCCCACAACCCCTTgccctggccagagccagccagCGGTGGCTACCCCCTGTGTCACTTCGAGACACTTGCCCGTCTCTACCATCAAGCTGAAGGTCATGCCAACACCCAG AGCCTCAGCACCCAATGTACAGCTCCTGACACCAGTGCGGCGGTCCCTACGTATCGAGCACACCATGGCCAGCTACCCCAACATGCTCCGGGACCATGACCTCGTGGTCTCCTCCCTGGCTGAGATTGCAGGGGGCCATATTGTCATCTGCAAGAACGAGGCCCTGCCCGAGGATGTGGAACTGGAGATCCTGGGCCTGGGACAATGA
- the LOC102575353 gene encoding interleukin-1 beta — protein MATVPDLYAELESYSYKTDYPWETEGLFYNLDPLLSLKRGPKCKCEVPEECEEKKSTNSELLTVFNNWVEDAVSFTNSAITFRGPSTYRYAYTKQLTIRDVDHKGFTLQNIQGQAQLMASHLQGPNTSQEEKLNLDYYFSTQGSSNRPVAIRLTSKNLCLCCPDGSPKLQLEEVSGPMQEIKTESQKRFLFFKTDAGNTFSFELAAHPGWFISTSKTEGQPVTSVNQTGQVAITNFFTYDS, from the exons ATGGCCACAGTGCCTGATCTCTACGCAGAGTTGGAGAG CTACAGTTACAAGACTGACTACCCCTGGGAAACAGAG GGTCTCTTCTACAACCTCGATCCTCTTCTCAGCCTCAAGAGAGGCCCCAAATGCAAGTGCGAGGTCCCAGAAGAGTGTGAGGAAAAGAAAAGTACAAACAGCGAGCTGCTGACCGTTTTCAACAACTGGGTTGAAG ATGCTGTCTCCTTCACCAACTCCGCCATCACTTTCAGAGGTCCTTCAACCTACAGATACGCCTACACAAAGCAGCTCACCATCAGGGATGTAGATCACAAGGGTTTCACCTTGCAAAACATTCAGGGCCAGGCCCAGCTGATGGCTTCGCACCTTCAAGGCCCCAATACCAGCCAAGAAG AGAAATTAAACCTGGATTACTACTTCTCCACGCAGGGCTCCTCCAATAGGCCTGTGGCCATACGTCTCACGAGCAAGAATCTCTGTCTGTGCTGTCCTGATGGCAGCCctaagctgcagctggag GAGGTGTCAGGGCCCATGCAGGAAATCAAAACTGAGTCTCAGAAGCGATTCTTGTTCTTCAAGACTGATGCCGGCAACACGTTCAGTTTCGAGCTGGCTGCTCACCCCGGCTGGTTCATCTCCACCTCCAAGACTGAAGGACAGCCCGTTACATCAGTCAATCAAACTGGACAGGTGGCCATCACCAATTTCTTCACATATGACAGCTAA